A window of the Williamsia phyllosphaerae genome harbors these coding sequences:
- the nirB gene encoding nitrite reductase large subunit NirB, with translation MSEETATATSGPARRRLVVVGNGMAGARTVEEILSRGGAEMFDITMVGDEPYGNYNRIMLSHVLSGDNTIDDDDLMLNPMAWYRENGVTLHAGDRVRRIDRFAKNVTCESDRIVDYDVLIIATGSTTFFPNMDGLREPDGRLARGVFGFRTIADTNGMLQMAQAADDVRAVVIGGGLLGLEAAYGLRTQGLDVDVVHSPGHLMNQQLDERGGRVLRTKIESLGVGVHTSKRTTSVLRDPDGVVTGVGFNDDTTLPADMIVVTAGIRPNVEIARGAGLVIERGIVVDDQMRCEDEGSIYAVGECCQHRGEVYGLVAPLWEQAAVLADVLTGADPKAAYHGSRLTTKLKVAGVDVAAMGVKGPERDDDEFVQFYEPRSGTYKSVVVRDNRLIGAMLLGDISKAAFLTQAFDEKVALPDERISMLFDMGTPSAETGAAELSDETQVCNCNGVTKGQIVGCVRGGATSLVEVVAATRAGKGCGSCKGLVSDIVAFAAGDDLAVDVSADWYVPAIPMTKPELIGAIRASGIRSVSEVFEKLAPAGEDAAAKMPLASLLRVIWGPEWTDERGALFINDRVHANIQRDGTFSVVPQIKGGVTTAAQLRRIADVADKYSIPMVKITGGQRIDLLGVTKEDLPKVWGDLDMPSGFAYGKSFRTVKTCVGTDYCRFGLGDSTALGIAIEQRFQGLEAPAKLKLAVTGCPRNCAESLCKDFGVVAVGADGGASDRWEIYVGGAAGAHIRKGDLLATVDSSAEVIRLCGIFIQYYREQAKWLERTYAWVPRVGIDELRAVLVDDRDGLVDGLHERVTTAVGQYRDPWEERTEPRSPAQFVSALPLLPLPRVPVR, from the coding sequence TTGAGCGAGGAGACCGCGACCGCCACGTCGGGGCCGGCCCGCCGTCGGCTGGTGGTGGTCGGCAACGGGATGGCCGGTGCACGGACCGTCGAGGAGATCCTCTCGCGGGGCGGTGCCGAGATGTTCGACATCACGATGGTCGGCGACGAGCCCTACGGCAACTACAACCGGATCATGTTGTCGCACGTGCTCTCCGGCGACAACACCATCGACGACGACGACCTGATGCTCAATCCCATGGCCTGGTACCGGGAGAACGGCGTCACCCTGCACGCGGGCGACCGCGTCCGACGCATCGACCGGTTCGCGAAAAACGTGACCTGCGAGAGCGATCGGATCGTCGACTACGACGTGCTGATCATCGCCACCGGCAGCACCACCTTCTTCCCCAACATGGACGGTCTGCGCGAACCCGACGGCCGACTGGCCCGCGGGGTGTTCGGGTTCCGCACCATCGCCGACACCAACGGGATGCTGCAGATGGCGCAGGCGGCCGACGACGTGCGCGCGGTGGTCATCGGCGGCGGGCTGTTGGGACTGGAGGCCGCATACGGATTGCGCACGCAGGGTCTCGATGTCGACGTCGTGCACTCCCCCGGTCACCTGATGAACCAGCAACTCGACGAACGCGGTGGGCGCGTGCTGCGCACCAAGATCGAGTCACTCGGGGTCGGTGTGCACACGTCGAAGCGGACGACCTCGGTGCTGCGCGACCCCGACGGAGTGGTCACCGGCGTCGGCTTCAACGACGACACCACCCTGCCCGCCGACATGATCGTGGTCACCGCGGGCATCCGGCCGAACGTCGAGATCGCCCGTGGTGCCGGGCTGGTCATCGAACGCGGCATCGTCGTCGACGACCAGATGCGCTGCGAGGACGAGGGATCGATCTACGCCGTCGGTGAGTGCTGCCAGCACCGCGGCGAGGTCTACGGTCTCGTCGCCCCGCTCTGGGAGCAGGCCGCGGTCCTCGCCGACGTGCTCACCGGCGCTGATCCGAAGGCCGCGTACCACGGCTCACGACTGACGACGAAGCTCAAGGTGGCCGGTGTCGATGTCGCCGCAATGGGTGTCAAGGGACCCGAGCGGGACGACGACGAGTTCGTCCAGTTCTACGAACCCCGCAGCGGCACATACAAATCGGTGGTCGTCCGTGACAACAGACTGATCGGCGCGATGCTGCTCGGCGACATCAGCAAGGCCGCCTTCCTGACGCAGGCCTTCGACGAGAAGGTCGCGCTCCCCGACGAGCGCATCAGCATGCTCTTCGACATGGGGACGCCGTCGGCCGAGACCGGCGCGGCCGAGTTGTCCGACGAGACCCAGGTCTGCAACTGCAACGGCGTCACCAAGGGCCAGATCGTGGGATGTGTCCGCGGTGGCGCGACGAGTCTCGTTGAGGTGGTCGCGGCGACCCGTGCGGGCAAGGGCTGCGGATCCTGCAAGGGACTCGTCTCCGACATCGTGGCGTTCGCCGCGGGCGACGATCTGGCCGTCGACGTCTCCGCCGACTGGTACGTACCCGCCATCCCGATGACCAAGCCGGAGCTGATCGGGGCCATCCGCGCGAGCGGGATCCGTTCGGTCTCGGAGGTGTTCGAGAAGCTGGCCCCCGCCGGCGAGGACGCCGCGGCCAAGATGCCGCTGGCCTCGCTGCTGCGGGTCATCTGGGGCCCGGAGTGGACCGACGAGCGCGGCGCGCTGTTCATCAACGACAGGGTGCACGCCAACATCCAACGGGACGGCACGTTCTCGGTGGTCCCGCAGATCAAGGGCGGCGTCACCACTGCCGCACAGTTGCGCCGGATCGCCGACGTGGCCGACAAGTACTCGATCCCGATGGTGAAGATCACCGGCGGACAGCGCATCGATCTGCTGGGCGTCACGAAGGAGGATCTACCCAAGGTGTGGGGCGACCTCGACATGCCGTCGGGTTTCGCCTACGGCAAGAGCTTCCGGACCGTGAAGACCTGCGTGGGCACCGACTACTGCCGGTTCGGCCTCGGTGACTCGACCGCGCTGGGCATCGCCATCGAACAGCGATTCCAGGGGCTCGAAGCGCCCGCGAAACTCAAGCTGGCCGTCACCGGGTGCCCCCGGAACTGTGCCGAGTCGCTGTGCAAGGACTTCGGTGTGGTCGCCGTCGGTGCCGACGGTGGGGCGTCGGATCGGTGGGAGATCTACGTCGGCGGGGCCGCGGGCGCACACATCCGCAAGGGCGACCTGCTGGCGACGGTGGATTCGAGTGCCGAGGTGATCCGACTGTGCGGCATCTTCATCCAGTACTACCGCGAGCAGGCCAAGTGGCTCGAACGCACGTATGCGTGGGTTCCCCGTGTCGGGATCGACGAGCTGCGGGCCGTCCTCGTCGACGACCGCGACGGTCTCGTCGACGGTCTGCACGAGCGGGTGACCACGGCCGTCGGCCAGTACCGCGACCCGTGGGAGGAGCGCACCGAACCACGATCGCCCGCACAGTTCGTCTCGGCGTTGCCGCTGTTGCCGCTCCCCCGGGTGCCGGTCCGATGA
- a CDS encoding molybdopterin oxidoreductase, with product MSTTPKFLQGVFGFTGTGLTKPAPLDPSLTFLVPAGMTAQPLYFRGGNSSDELVYVTLTRDGASMRMFPIGAKASVNVPLRVVEDVDPDSVLELVFAAPQGASGEIVVDFGLVIF from the coding sequence ATGTCGACCACTCCGAAGTTCCTGCAGGGTGTGTTCGGTTTCACCGGTACCGGCCTCACCAAGCCCGCACCGCTGGACCCGTCCCTCACCTTCCTCGTCCCGGCCGGGATGACCGCCCAACCGCTGTACTTCCGCGGCGGCAACAGCTCCGACGAACTGGTCTACGTCACCCTCACGCGCGATGGCGCGTCCATGCGGATGTTCCCGATCGGCGCGAAGGCGTCGGTGAACGTGCCGCTGCGGGTCGTCGAGGACGTCGACCCGGATTCGGTGCTCGAGTTGGTGTTCGCGGCGCCGCAGGGCGCCAGTGGAGAGATCGTCGTCGACTTCGGGCTCGTGATCTTTTGA
- a CDS encoding PAC2 family protein, which produces MNADATGDLPTLRTPILVAAFEGWNDAGDAASGAVEHLALIWDAQPLVDIDSDDYYDFQVNRPIVKQIDGVTRRIDWPTTSISWCSPPGSDRDIVLLRGIEPNMRWRGFCAEILDLARALNVQTMVILGALLADSPHTRPVPVTGTAYSTDSALAYNLQESRYEGPTGITGVLQDQCVNAGIPAVSFWAAVPHYVSTPPNPKATVALLSQVEEVLDIEVPLGDLPGQAEEWEQAVTEMTEDDEEIAEYVRGLEERGDAEVSVDDAMSKIDGDALAAEFEKYLRRRGPGSFGA; this is translated from the coding sequence GTGAACGCTGATGCGACCGGAGATCTTCCCACCCTGCGGACGCCGATCCTGGTAGCGGCCTTCGAGGGCTGGAATGACGCGGGCGATGCAGCGAGCGGTGCGGTCGAACATCTGGCATTGATCTGGGACGCGCAGCCGCTCGTCGACATCGACTCCGATGACTACTACGACTTCCAGGTCAACCGTCCCATCGTAAAGCAGATCGATGGTGTCACACGACGTATTGACTGGCCGACCACGTCGATCTCGTGGTGCAGCCCGCCCGGATCCGACCGCGACATCGTTCTGCTGCGCGGCATCGAACCCAACATGCGCTGGCGGGGTTTCTGCGCGGAGATCCTGGACCTTGCGCGGGCGTTGAACGTCCAGACCATGGTCATCCTGGGTGCGCTGTTGGCCGACTCGCCGCACACCCGACCGGTACCGGTCACCGGTACCGCGTACAGCACCGACTCCGCACTGGCCTACAACCTGCAGGAGAGCCGGTACGAAGGACCCACCGGCATCACCGGCGTGTTGCAGGACCAGTGCGTCAACGCGGGTATCCCGGCGGTGTCGTTCTGGGCCGCAGTTCCGCACTACGTGTCCACCCCGCCCAACCCGAAGGCGACGGTCGCGTTGCTGAGCCAGGTCGAGGAGGTCCTCGACATCGAGGTCCCGCTCGGTGACCTCCCGGGGCAGGCCGAGGAGTGGGAACAGGCCGTCACCGAGATGACCGAGGACGACGAGGAGATCGCCGAGTACGTCCGCGGACTCGAGGAGCGCGGCGACGCGGAGGTCTCCGTGGACGACGCGATGTCGAAGATCGACGGCGACGCCCTCGCCGCCGAGTTCGAGAAGTACCTGCGCAGACGCGGTCCCGGTTCGTTCGGGGCGTGA
- the metH gene encoding methionine synthase produces the protein MSAPTRSASYDSAFLDAMAKRVLIGDGAMGTMLQAADLTLDDFLGLEGCNEILNDTRPEVLAAIHRAYFEAGADAVETNTFGCNLSNLGDYDIADRIRELARKGVAIAKGVADEMGPSSDGTPRFVLGSIGPGTKLPSLGHTTFEVIRDAYQECAMGMLEGGADAILIETSQDLLQVKAAVLASKRAMVDLGRRIPIISHVTVETTGTMLLGSEIGAALAAIEPLGVDLIGLNCATGPAEMSEHLRYLSKHARIPVSVMPNAGLPQLGPKGAEYPLMPDELAEAVSGFVSDYGLSFVGGCCGTTPEHIAQLAEAVRGSTKGTRTVEHEPEVSSLYASVPFEQENSFMMVGERTNSNGSKAFREAMLSGDYQKCLDIAKDQTRDGAHMLDLNVDYVGRNGADDMTALATRLATASTLPIMLDSTEPAVIKAGLEALGGRCAVNSVNYEDGDGPESRFTKIMEMAVEHGAAVVALTIDEEGQARTADTKTAIAERLITDITTNWGLGEEDIIIDALTFPVSTGQEETRMDGIETIEAIRRIKEAHPAVHFTLGISNISFGLNPAARQVLNSVFLHECAQVGLDTAIVHASKIVPMARIPDDQREVALDLVYNRRGVEGTRSEGNSDYDPLQTLMGLFEGVSAASARESRAEEMAKLPLFERLERRIVDGERNGLESDLDDAMKEVPPLKIINETLLSGMKTVGELFGSGQMQLPFVLQSAEVMKMSVAHLEPHMEATGEDGKGRIVLATVKGDVHDIGKNLVDIILSNNGYEVVNIGIKQPIATILEVAEDKRADVIGMSGLLVKSTVVMKENLQEINSRGLAEKYQVLLGGAALTRGYVENDLSETYEGDVHYARDAFEGLRLMDDIMSAKRGGGSTQDPAVKAAAEAKTAERKARHEKSARIAAKRKAEAAPVEVPARSDVAADNPIPVPPFWGSRIIKGIPIADYRNLLDERALFLGQWGLRETRTGDGPSYEELVETEGRPRLREWIARLSTENILQHAAVVYGYYPAVSEGDTIHVLAEPTPDAETVFSFEFPRQQRSRFLCISDFIASRERARELNQVDVLPFQLVTMGQPIADFANELFAKDAYRDYLEVHGIGVQLTEALAEYWHQRVRSELTFGDSSAASDDPDSPQGFFDLKYRGARYSFGYGACPDLEDRAKMVALLEPERIGVELSEELQLHPEQSTDAFVLHHPEAKYFNT, from the coding sequence ATGTCTGCACCCACACGAAGCGCCTCGTACGACTCGGCCTTCCTCGATGCCATGGCCAAACGGGTCCTGATCGGCGACGGAGCCATGGGCACCATGCTGCAGGCGGCCGACCTGACGCTGGACGACTTCCTCGGTCTCGAGGGCTGTAACGAGATCCTCAACGACACCCGCCCCGAGGTGCTGGCCGCGATTCATCGCGCGTACTTCGAGGCCGGCGCCGATGCGGTCGAGACCAACACCTTCGGCTGCAACCTGTCCAACCTCGGCGACTACGACATCGCCGACCGCATCCGTGAGCTCGCCCGCAAGGGTGTGGCGATCGCGAAGGGCGTGGCCGACGAGATGGGTCCGTCCTCGGACGGCACACCGCGTTTCGTCCTCGGGTCGATCGGTCCGGGCACCAAGCTGCCCAGCCTCGGCCACACCACGTTCGAGGTCATCCGGGACGCGTACCAGGAGTGCGCGATGGGAATGCTCGAGGGCGGCGCCGACGCCATCCTCATCGAGACCTCGCAGGACCTGCTCCAGGTGAAGGCGGCCGTGCTGGCCTCCAAGCGCGCGATGGTCGACCTCGGTCGACGGATCCCGATCATCTCCCACGTCACGGTCGAGACGACCGGGACGATGCTGCTGGGCTCGGAGATCGGTGCGGCCCTGGCCGCGATCGAGCCGCTCGGCGTCGACCTCATCGGCCTGAACTGTGCGACCGGTCCGGCCGAGATGAGCGAGCACCTTCGCTACCTCTCCAAGCACGCCCGCATCCCGGTGTCGGTCATGCCGAACGCCGGTCTGCCGCAGCTCGGGCCGAAGGGCGCCGAGTACCCCCTGATGCCGGATGAGCTCGCAGAGGCCGTCAGCGGCTTCGTGTCCGACTACGGCCTGTCGTTCGTCGGCGGTTGCTGCGGCACCACCCCCGAGCACATCGCGCAGTTGGCGGAGGCCGTGCGCGGCTCGACCAAGGGCACGCGGACCGTGGAGCACGAGCCCGAGGTCTCGTCGCTGTATGCGTCGGTGCCGTTCGAGCAGGAGAACAGCTTCATGATGGTCGGGGAGCGGACCAACTCCAACGGCTCCAAGGCGTTCCGCGAGGCCATGCTCTCCGGCGATTACCAGAAGTGCCTGGACATCGCGAAGGACCAGACCCGCGACGGTGCGCACATGCTCGACCTCAACGTCGACTACGTGGGCCGTAACGGTGCCGATGACATGACCGCGCTCGCCACCCGACTCGCCACCGCGTCGACGCTGCCGATCATGTTGGACTCCACCGAGCCCGCCGTCATCAAGGCCGGCCTGGAGGCGCTCGGTGGCCGCTGCGCGGTGAACTCGGTCAACTACGAGGACGGCGACGGCCCCGAGTCGCGGTTCACGAAGATCATGGAGATGGCCGTCGAGCACGGTGCCGCCGTGGTCGCGTTGACGATCGACGAGGAAGGGCAGGCACGTACTGCCGACACGAAGACCGCGATCGCCGAGCGGCTCATCACCGACATCACCACCAACTGGGGCCTCGGCGAGGAAGACATCATCATCGATGCCCTCACCTTCCCGGTGTCCACCGGTCAGGAAGAGACCCGGATGGACGGAATCGAGACGATCGAGGCCATCCGCCGGATCAAGGAAGCCCACCCGGCTGTCCACTTCACCCTGGGTATCTCCAACATCTCGTTCGGTCTGAACCCGGCCGCACGTCAGGTTCTCAACTCGGTGTTCCTGCACGAGTGCGCTCAGGTCGGTCTCGACACCGCGATCGTGCACGCATCGAAGATCGTGCCGATGGCCCGCATCCCCGACGACCAGCGTGAGGTCGCGCTGGACCTCGTCTACAACCGTCGCGGCGTGGAGGGAACACGCAGCGAGGGCAACTCCGACTACGACCCGCTGCAGACCCTGATGGGTCTGTTCGAGGGAGTCTCGGCTGCCTCGGCACGGGAGAGCCGCGCCGAGGAGATGGCGAAGCTGCCGTTGTTCGAGCGCCTCGAGCGCCGCATCGTCGACGGGGAGCGCAACGGTCTCGAGTCCGATCTCGACGACGCGATGAAAGAGGTCCCGCCGCTCAAGATCATCAACGAGACGTTGCTCTCCGGCATGAAGACGGTCGGCGAGCTGTTCGGATCGGGTCAGATGCAGTTGCCGTTCGTGCTGCAGTCGGCCGAGGTCATGAAGATGTCGGTCGCGCATCTCGAGCCGCACATGGAGGCCACCGGCGAGGACGGCAAGGGCCGCATCGTGCTGGCCACGGTGAAGGGCGACGTCCACGACATCGGCAAGAACCTGGTCGACATCATCCTGTCCAACAACGGCTACGAGGTCGTCAACATCGGCATCAAGCAGCCGATCGCGACGATCCTCGAGGTCGCCGAGGACAAGCGTGCCGACGTGATCGGCATGTCCGGACTGCTGGTCAAGTCCACGGTCGTCATGAAGGAGAACCTGCAGGAGATCAACTCCCGCGGGCTCGCCGAGAAGTACCAGGTCCTCCTCGGTGGTGCCGCGCTGACCCGCGGTTACGTCGAGAACGACCTCAGCGAGACCTACGAGGGCGACGTGCACTATGCGCGTGACGCGTTCGAGGGTCTGCGTCTGATGGACGACATCATGTCGGCCAAGCGCGGCGGCGGATCCACGCAGGACCCCGCGGTGAAGGCAGCGGCGGAGGCGAAGACCGCCGAGCGCAAGGCCCGCCACGAGAAGTCGGCGCGGATCGCGGCCAAGCGCAAGGCCGAGGCGGCACCCGTCGAGGTGCCTGCACGCTCGGACGTCGCCGCCGACAACCCGATCCCGGTCCCACCGTTCTGGGGATCGCGGATCATCAAGGGCATCCCGATCGCGGACTACCGCAACCTGCTCGACGAGCGTGCGCTGTTCCTGGGCCAGTGGGGTCTGCGTGAGACCCGTACCGGTGACGGGCCGTCGTACGAGGAACTGGTGGAGACCGAGGGTCGGCCGCGTCTGCGCGAGTGGATCGCCCGGCTCTCGACCGAGAACATCCTGCAGCACGCGGCGGTCGTCTACGGCTACTACCCGGCGGTCAGTGAGGGCGACACGATCCACGTGTTGGCCGAGCCGACGCCGGACGCCGAGACGGTCTTCAGCTTCGAGTTCCCGCGCCAGCAGCGCAGTCGGTTCCTGTGCATCTCCGACTTCATCGCCTCGCGTGAACGGGCCCGGGAACTGAATCAGGTCGACGTGCTGCCGTTCCAGCTGGTCACGATGGGACAACCCATCGCCGACTTCGCCAACGAGCTGTTCGCCAAGGACGCCTACCGCGACTACCTCGAGGTGCACGGTATCGGCGTGCAGCTGACCGAGGCGCTGGCGGAGTACTGGCATCAGCGGGTGCGGTCGGAACTGACGTTC